The following coding sequences are from one Triticum aestivum cultivar Chinese Spring chromosome 5A, IWGSC CS RefSeq v2.1, whole genome shotgun sequence window:
- the LOC123102203 gene encoding E3 ubiquitin-protein ligase RNF181 homolog, whose translation MDVERATGTAVFWTPHSFYDPRRPEPVAVGAPAPNPFEWPPRRRRPARRVPFSWRTYDPDPPVVVPGAAPPYRNGGFGAVPASEKAIAGLPRTTAGEAREKGCSVCMEAFEEEDILRRLHCSHAFHEECISVWLGVSHLCPLCRFALRTQGQEDEEERTGRQ comes from the coding sequence ATGGACGTGGAGCGCGCCACCGGCACGGCGGTGTTTTGGACGCCGCACTCATTTTACGACCCGAGGCGGCCGGAGCCCGTGGCCGTGGGTGCGCCAgcacccaatcctttcgagtggccgccgcggcggcggaggccggcccGGCGGGTGCCGTTCAGTTGGCGGACGTACGATCCCGATCCGCCGGTCGTCGTCCCTGGAGCGGCGCCGCCGTACAGGAACGGCGGCTTCGGCGCCGTCCCGGCGTCGGAGAAGGCCATCGCTGGCCTGCCCAGGACCACGGCCGGCGAGGCGAGGGAGAAGGGCTGCTCCGTGTGCATGGAGGCCTTCGAGGAGGAGGACATACTGAGGAGGCTGCACTGCTCCCACGCGTTCCACGAGGAGTGCATCTCCGTGTGGCTCGGCGTCAGCCACCTATGCCCGCTCTGCCGCTTCGCGCTGCGTACACAGggccaggaggacgaggaggagcgtACGGGCCGCCAGTAG